One window of Gloeothece citriformis PCC 7424 genomic DNA carries:
- a CDS encoding peptidoglycan DD-metalloendopeptidase family protein — MHKVTPISPSLGDSQETQVSLSAPTSVDTVVTREGYNRVRCSAAMIGLAISMSATSLFLPNQSRPALATGSVSSQATLTNLATDDTQTPAPATPTKLTPPALKHQVKAGETLWTLSSNYKINPEAIATSNNLSLQDNLVAGQTLKIPSEDLTQNKSKEATPTKPKATSEESLESSLDNLRETRKRLQESLVALRSEEATGESKTKVIITDVSDLKEEPQTRFSAQTRPRIVGLSPDSSDEQGIEIPVEMPSVEIDSQTSVAPQIIENNQLNTSTAASPSTITPEENGRFSRNNLSRRQLDPIPLATPDPENLANSLENNSQSLHRLKIETNNSDSSFSSSNNTLDSTIANKNSENTDLAEPQPIELQVEPPKTATVVPPLQISQPKAEQPASEKIYRVQTGDTLNNIARKHGITVAQLIKANNITNPNLIKINQPLVIPTKGTASRTQPRTTVISGVPITAQRNSSQLPPVPLPVGTQANTSTLVSRLPNNTEGVSDIPSMNATVETGTQANTDQLRADVAKLQQQYDNTQPIPIEVEPPDGSFSAPIAQQPRNSEWDKDRRLRNTNTQSTVSQPTQEQIIGTASVNIEEYNNSLRIPVGETVSPELPGLSSPDQYLPDAPARFNGYIWPTKGVLTSGYGWRWGRMHKGVDIAGPVGTPIVAAAPGEVISAGWNSGGYGNLVKVRHTDGSVTLYAHNSRILVRRGQQVEQGQLIAEMGSTGYSTGPHLHFEIHPDGSKAVNPMAFLPKDRS; from the coding sequence ATGCACAAGGTCACACCTATTTCCCCAAGTCTGGGAGACTCCCAAGAAACACAGGTTTCTTTGTCAGCACCGACTTCTGTTGACACCGTAGTCACCCGGGAAGGATATAATCGGGTTCGCTGTTCAGCAGCAATGATTGGTTTAGCCATTTCCATGAGTGCTACCAGCCTATTTTTGCCCAATCAAAGCAGACCCGCTCTGGCCACGGGTTCTGTTAGCTCCCAAGCGACTTTGACCAATCTGGCAACAGATGACACCCAAACACCAGCACCGGCGACTCCAACCAAATTAACTCCCCCTGCACTCAAGCATCAAGTGAAGGCAGGAGAAACCCTGTGGACGCTATCAAGTAACTACAAAATTAATCCCGAAGCGATCGCCACATCTAATAATCTGTCCTTACAAGACAATCTCGTTGCCGGACAAACCCTGAAAATTCCCTCAGAGGATTTAACTCAAAACAAGTCGAAAGAAGCAACCCCCACAAAACCAAAGGCAACATCCGAAGAATCTTTAGAGAGTTCTTTAGATAATTTAAGAGAAACCCGTAAGCGATTACAGGAAAGTTTAGTAGCTCTAAGATCCGAAGAAGCTACGGGCGAGTCTAAAACCAAAGTTATTATCACAGACGTTTCTGATCTCAAGGAAGAACCTCAGACTAGATTTTCTGCTCAGACTAGACCGAGAATAGTCGGCTTATCGCCTGATTCTTCTGATGAACAGGGGATTGAAATTCCTGTAGAGATGCCCAGTGTGGAGATTGATTCTCAAACCTCTGTTGCACCTCAGATTATAGAAAACAATCAACTCAATACTTCTACTGCTGCTAGTCCCTCTACAATAACTCCTGAAGAAAATGGCCGTTTTTCTAGAAACAATCTCAGTCGTCGGCAATTAGACCCCATTCCTCTTGCCACACCCGACCCGGAAAATCTGGCCAATTCTTTAGAAAATAATTCTCAATCTCTCCATAGATTAAAAATAGAAACCAATAATAGTGATTCTTCTTTCTCTTCATCAAATAATACGTTAGACTCTACTATTGCTAATAAAAATTCAGAAAATACTGACCTAGCCGAACCGCAACCCATAGAACTACAAGTTGAGCCACCTAAGACCGCTACGGTCGTTCCTCCTTTACAAATTTCTCAACCCAAAGCCGAGCAACCGGCGAGTGAAAAAATTTATCGAGTCCAAACAGGAGATACCCTCAATAATATTGCCCGTAAACATGGCATTACCGTAGCCCAATTAATAAAAGCTAATAATATCACTAATCCCAACCTGATTAAGATTAATCAACCCTTAGTCATTCCCACCAAGGGGACTGCATCGAGAACTCAACCCAGAACAACGGTTATTTCAGGTGTACCCATAACGGCTCAACGTAACTCTTCCCAGTTACCTCCTGTTCCCCTGCCTGTAGGGACTCAGGCCAATACTTCGACTTTAGTCAGTCGTTTACCTAATAATACAGAAGGTGTTAGTGATATTCCTTCTATGAATGCAACCGTTGAGACGGGAACACAAGCCAATACCGATCAATTGCGGGCAGATGTCGCCAAATTGCAACAACAGTATGACAATACTCAACCCATTCCCATTGAAGTAGAACCTCCAGATGGGTCTTTTTCTGCTCCCATTGCCCAACAACCTCGTAATTCTGAATGGGACAAAGATCGTCGTCTGAGAAATACTAATACTCAATCTACGGTTTCCCAACCGACTCAAGAACAAATTATTGGGACGGCTTCTGTCAATATAGAAGAGTACAATAACAGCTTAAGAATTCCCGTAGGAGAGACAGTATCTCCTGAATTACCCGGTCTTTCGAGTCCCGATCAATATTTACCTGATGCTCCAGCCAGATTTAATGGCTATATCTGGCCGACAAAAGGAGTATTAACCTCTGGTTATGGTTGGCGTTGGGGCAGAATGCACAAAGGGGTAGATATTGCCGGCCCTGTGGGAACTCCTATTGTAGCGGCTGCACCCGGTGAAGTGATTTCGGCAGGTTGGAATTCCGGCGGTTACGGGAATTTAGTTAAGGTTAGACACACCGATGGCAGTGTTACCTTATATGCTCACAATAGCCGAATTTTAGTCCGTCGTGGTCAGCAAGTAGAACAAGGTCAGTTAATTGCGGAAATGGGCAGTACAGGTTATAGCACCGGTCCTCACCTCCATTTTGAGATTCATCCTGATGGAAGCAAGGCGGTTAATCCCATGGCCTTTTTACCTAAAGATCGTTCCTAA
- a CDS encoding tRNA (cytidine(34)-2'-O)-methyltransferase → MIRLVLVHPQIPPNTGNIARTCAATATELHLVGPLGFEISDRYLKRAGLDYWPLVNLSYHPNLEIFEQVHQKIGGRKIGFSVSGQENFLKFQFEVGDWLLFGSETDGLPANVLASCDATVYIPMAQPKVRSLNLSVSVAVGLFEAKRQLGYLN, encoded by the coding sequence ATGATTAGATTGGTGTTAGTCCATCCTCAAATTCCTCCAAATACAGGCAATATTGCTCGGACTTGTGCGGCAACAGCCACCGAATTACATTTAGTCGGGCCATTAGGATTTGAAATTAGCGATCGCTATCTAAAAAGAGCCGGTTTAGATTACTGGCCTCTCGTTAATTTATCTTATCATCCTAATTTAGAAATTTTTGAGCAGGTTCATCAAAAAATAGGCGGACGTAAGATTGGATTTAGTGTATCAGGTCAAGAAAATTTCCTTAAATTTCAGTTTGAAGTAGGAGATTGGTTATTATTTGGCAGTGAAACCGACGGATTACCCGCCAATGTTTTAGCCAGTTGTGATGCCACTGTTTATATTCCGATGGCTCAACCGAAAGTCCGTAGTCTCAATCTTTCCGTTAGCGTTGCTGTCGGATTATTTGAAGCTAAACGTCAGCTTGGATACTTAAATTGA
- a CDS encoding M20 family metallopeptidase, whose amino-acid sequence MLSEIKDLAQTLAPRLVEIRRHIHAHPELSGQEYQTAAYVAGVLSSCGIHVREAVGKTGVVGDLTGKGTDSRTLAIRTDMDALPIQERTNLEFASCKPGIMHACGHDVHTTLGLGTAMILSQLSEPMPGNVRFLFQPAEEIAQGASWMVQDGAMVDVNGIFGVHVFPSIPARSVGIRYGALTAAADDLEIYIQGESGHGARPHEAKDAIWIASQVITTLQQAISRTQNPLRPIVLTIGQISGGIAPNVIADQVRMAGTVRSLHPDTHAQLPEWIENVVANVCQTYGAKYEINYRRGVPSVQNDYILTQILESAAREAWGNESVQILQEPSLGAEDFSLYLQHAPGTMFRLGVGYPDKLNHPLHHPEFEIDESAIVTGVVTLAYATYKYWTTDNNG is encoded by the coding sequence ATGCTCTCAGAAATTAAAGACCTTGCCCAAACTTTAGCCCCTAGACTGGTTGAAATTCGTCGTCATATTCACGCTCATCCCGAACTCAGTGGACAAGAATATCAAACGGCGGCTTATGTAGCGGGTGTATTATCGTCCTGTGGGATTCATGTCCGAGAGGCGGTGGGGAAAACGGGAGTGGTTGGGGATTTAACCGGCAAAGGTACGGATTCCCGTACTTTGGCTATTCGGACTGATATGGATGCTTTACCGATACAAGAACGCACTAATCTAGAGTTTGCCTCTTGTAAACCGGGGATTATGCACGCTTGCGGTCATGATGTCCATACTACCCTAGGGTTGGGAACGGCGATGATTTTGTCTCAGTTATCAGAACCGATGCCGGGAAATGTCCGCTTTCTGTTCCAACCGGCTGAAGAAATTGCTCAGGGCGCAAGCTGGATGGTTCAAGATGGGGCGATGGTGGATGTTAATGGCATTTTTGGGGTTCATGTGTTTCCTTCGATTCCGGCTCGTTCTGTAGGGATTCGTTATGGTGCTTTGACGGCGGCGGCGGATGATTTAGAAATTTATATTCAGGGGGAATCCGGCCATGGCGCTCGTCCCCACGAGGCGAAAGATGCTATCTGGATTGCTTCCCAAGTGATTACCACCCTACAACAGGCGATTAGTCGCACTCAAAACCCTTTACGTCCGATCGTTTTAACCATTGGACAAATTAGCGGGGGTATTGCTCCTAATGTGATCGCCGATCAAGTGCGAATGGCCGGAACGGTGCGATCGCTACATCCAGATACTCACGCTCAGTTACCGGAATGGATCGAAAATGTAGTGGCTAATGTGTGTCAGACTTATGGGGCTAAGTATGAAATTAATTATCGTCGGGGTGTCCCTTCAGTCCAAAATGATTATATCCTCACGCAAATTTTAGAATCGGCAGCACGAGAAGCTTGGGGGAATGAGTCGGTACAAATTCTTCAAGAACCGTCATTAGGAGCAGAAGATTTTTCTCTTTATTTACAACACGCTCCAGGTACTATGTTTCGCTTGGGGGTTGGATATCCCGATAAATTAAATCATCCTCTACATCACCCCGAATTTGAGATTGATGAATCGGCAATTGTAACCGGAGTCGTTACCTTAGCTTATGCTACTTATAAATATTGGACAACAGATAATAATGGATAA
- the devC gene encoding ABC transporter permease DevC: MFLNLFQKTPLAWHQLTKQKARLAVAIAGIAFADLLMFVQLAFQNALYDSAIKPLRSLKADLVLISPQFQSLFSVKSFSRERLYQVLAYDGVKSVNSVYIGMGQWRNPETRIERPILVWGVDPAEPSFNLPEVNQNLDHLKILNQMLFDLASRPEYGNIADAFTTTGTFKTEVNGKGIRINGVFNLGASFAADGNVITSDSTFLSLFNERQPDEIEVGLIHLEPGVNVAQIQAQLKAGLPQDVRVLTVEEFAQVEKSYWESGTPIGFIFGIGVVMGFIVGIVIVYQILYTDVSDHLPEYATLKAMGYSDRYLLIMLMQEAFLLAVFGYLPGFILSVGLYHLTYVATMLPISMTVSRAINVFILTLIMCFLSGAIAIRKLQSADPADIF, encoded by the coding sequence ATGTTCTTGAATTTATTTCAAAAAACCCCCCTAGCATGGCATCAATTAACTAAACAAAAAGCTCGTTTAGCGGTTGCCATTGCCGGCATAGCCTTTGCTGATTTATTAATGTTTGTACAATTAGCCTTTCAAAATGCTCTCTATGATTCAGCCATTAAACCTCTTCGCAGTTTAAAAGCTGATTTAGTCTTAATTAGTCCTCAATTTCAATCCTTATTTTCCGTCAAAAGTTTTTCTAGAGAACGACTTTATCAGGTGTTAGCTTATGACGGGGTTAAATCGGTTAATTCTGTTTATATTGGCATGGGGCAATGGCGTAACCCCGAAACTCGTATAGAACGCCCTATTTTAGTCTGGGGAGTTGATCCGGCTGAACCGTCTTTTAACTTACCTGAAGTTAATCAAAATTTAGATCATCTCAAAATTCTCAATCAAATGTTATTTGACTTAGCGAGTCGTCCTGAATATGGAAATATTGCCGATGCTTTTACGACAACAGGCACATTTAAAACTGAAGTTAATGGGAAAGGAATCAGGATTAACGGGGTGTTTAATTTAGGAGCATCTTTTGCTGCTGATGGAAATGTGATTACCAGTGATTCAACCTTTCTATCTTTATTCAATGAACGTCAACCAGATGAGATTGAAGTTGGGTTAATTCATTTAGAACCCGGAGTAAATGTAGCCCAAATTCAGGCACAACTTAAGGCCGGTTTACCCCAAGATGTACGAGTCTTAACGGTAGAAGAGTTTGCCCAAGTTGAAAAAAGTTATTGGGAAAGTGGTACACCTATCGGTTTTATTTTTGGGATAGGAGTAGTCATGGGTTTTATTGTCGGCATTGTCATTGTTTATCAAATTTTGTATACTGATGTGTCGGATCATTTACCCGAATATGCAACTCTTAAAGCGATGGGATATAGCGATCGCTATTTATTAATTATGTTGATGCAAGAGGCGTTTTTATTAGCCGTTTTTGGGTATCTTCCGGGGTTTATTTTATCCGTTGGACTATATCATCTCACTTATGTAGCTACGATGCTACCTATTTCTATGACGGTGAGTCGTGCTATTAATGTTTTTATTTTAACCTTGATTATGTGTTTTTTATCAGGGGCGATCGCTATTAGAAAGTTACAATCTGCTGATCCGGCAGATATATTTTAA
- a CDS encoding ABC exporter membrane fusion protein translates to MTFQFMTKPPQRGLIGLIIVATSLTGISVIYGISRLQPASESQPVAVQNAPTVTKVAALGRLEPEAEVVSIAAPLALDGDRVAQLLVKEGDRVEAGQIIAILDSRAPLADAVAQAKEQVKMAQAKLAQVQAGAKTGEIEAQQAELARIKAEQNTEIEAQKANIARLEAEKSTEIEAQKAIINQMEAQFANAKIEYERHETLFLDGAISASLRDSKKLTFLTAQQQLNEAQATLKRIESSRKQQLIEAQATLKQIETSRPQEILQAKATLNQIAEVRPVDIQVAQTEVESAKVALKQAQTNLEQAYIRAPMPGKILKIHTRPGAKIGDSGIVDLAQTDQMIAIAEIYQTDINKVKLGQRAIITSQAFPGELEGNVSLIGLQVSRQNIFSNEPGENLDRRVVEVKIRLNPEASKQVEKFTNLQVQVAIDL, encoded by the coding sequence ATGACTTTTCAATTTATGACAAAACCTCCACAACGGGGGTTAATCGGATTAATAATTGTCGCAACGAGCCTAACAGGAATCTCAGTAATTTATGGGATTTCTCGGTTACAACCCGCCTCGGAAAGTCAACCCGTAGCGGTACAGAATGCGCCAACCGTTACCAAAGTAGCCGCTTTAGGACGCTTAGAACCAGAGGCCGAAGTCGTTTCAATTGCTGCCCCCTTAGCCTTAGATGGCGATCGCGTGGCTCAACTGTTGGTGAAAGAAGGCGATCGGGTCGAAGCCGGGCAAATCATTGCTATACTTGATTCTCGCGCCCCTTTAGCGGATGCCGTCGCCCAAGCCAAAGAACAAGTTAAAATGGCACAAGCGAAATTAGCCCAAGTCCAAGCCGGAGCGAAAACTGGGGAAATAGAGGCACAACAAGCAGAACTTGCGCGAATTAAAGCGGAACAAAACACGGAAATTGAAGCCCAAAAAGCGAATATTGCTCGTTTAGAAGCGGAAAAAAGCACCGAAATTGAAGCCCAAAAAGCCATCATAAATCAGATGGAAGCTCAATTTGCTAATGCAAAAATCGAATATGAACGTCACGAAACGTTATTTTTAGATGGGGCAATTTCTGCATCATTAAGAGATAGTAAAAAATTAACCTTTTTAACCGCACAACAACAACTTAATGAAGCTCAAGCAACCCTTAAACGCATAGAATCTTCCCGAAAACAACAATTAATTGAAGCCCAAGCCACACTAAAACAGATCGAAACCTCTAGACCTCAAGAAATACTCCAAGCAAAGGCGACATTAAACCAAATTGCTGAAGTGCGTCCGGTCGATATACAAGTGGCTCAAACAGAAGTTGAGAGTGCTAAAGTTGCTCTAAAACAGGCACAAACTAACTTAGAACAAGCTTATATCCGCGCACCTATGCCGGGAAAAATTCTTAAAATACATACTCGGCCAGGAGCAAAAATAGGAGATTCAGGAATTGTAGATCTGGCGCAAACGGATCAAATGATAGCAATAGCAGAAATTTATCAAACGGATATTAATAAAGTTAAACTGGGACAACGGGCGATCATTACCAGTCAAGCTTTTCCTGGAGAATTAGAGGGAAATGTATCATTAATTGGTTTACAAGTTAGCCGACAAAATATTTTTAGTAACGAACCTGGAGAAAATTTAGACCGGCGAGTCGTAGAAGTTAAAATTCGTTTGAACCCTGAAGCAAGTAAGCAAGTAGAAAAGTTTACTAATTTACAGGTACAAGTAGCCATTGATTTATAA
- a CDS encoding TetR/AcrR family transcriptional regulator — protein MPKIVDHNLYRQELLSKCFDLFASKGYGSVTMREIAQGIGVSTGTLYHYFSGKEAIFLQLVEEQTKQDISNFLATADRNQPLSGRIETLFNFIAKNEDYFQQQILIWVDFCRHQDNQEVLNNEKLKQADEEIRQVLTDYLQVDELIIELIFSLIYGILMARLFEGKTISYTNQGNLLAKMLTVYLQ, from the coding sequence ATGCCTAAGATTGTCGATCACAATCTCTATCGCCAAGAACTCCTCAGTAAATGCTTTGACCTCTTTGCCTCAAAAGGTTACGGTTCAGTCACCATGCGCGAAATTGCCCAAGGGATAGGGGTGTCTACAGGGACACTTTATCATTACTTTTCAGGCAAAGAAGCAATATTTTTACAGTTAGTCGAGGAGCAAACTAAACAAGACATTAGCAACTTTTTAGCCACTGCCGATAGAAACCAGCCTTTATCAGGAAGAATTGAAACATTATTTAATTTTATTGCTAAAAATGAAGATTATTTTCAGCAGCAAATTTTAATTTGGGTTGATTTTTGTCGTCATCAAGACAATCAAGAAGTGTTAAATAATGAAAAACTCAAACAAGCAGACGAAGAAATTAGACAAGTTTTAACGGATTACTTACAAGTTGATGAGCTAATCATAGAACTCATTTTTTCTCTAATTTATGGAATTTTAATGGCACGGCTTTTTGAAGGAAAAACCATCTCCTATACTAACCAAGGTAATCTACTAGCTAAAATGCTAACAGTTTACTTACAATAG